One Oryza sativa Japonica Group chromosome 8, ASM3414082v1 DNA window includes the following coding sequences:
- the LOC136351481 gene encoding uncharacterized protein encodes MKRKREDAAAAADGEIPAAAARMASSSSSSSSSWGAICDDVVRNIFARLPARDAVASMALSRHHRRLIASPEFARLHCRHGAPLPRPHIAYVATAVVATHRDMFGRVKSLEQWAEQRAKHGFGTGAFACQSSYDDPEQDRSWTYHGFHVAGDGRRRGTDPMRVLARQKRNDQNYVGTCNGVVLLAGKGEAEDDDPSIGLLLNPAVAGDEMKVSLDCSSPDKRTNYHISGLGYGPRTRTYKLLARKHEFVLNLKVYPNGRKTRGRVSGQPLYIDRADELVVYSLGTAAEQQPRTVLAGLDNDKIPGRSLYMDGAVYLLNADKGTVLAFDVDDEAITPIDLPGERVVVEGGGEPRSHAKSDLMEMSGRVCVATADGGDETRYAIWLLMGDRRWERRCAFRNDYLSSAAKVAGVWDCGSGLLILLQSGDEISIVIHDDVTQEVSHLDAPPNASPEEESDYRICWGYKPTLVSPASIIGDGELSQHEQQRRDLAAYVLAALKPAKELDRRMGQHAALRTVCFMEFLVRIMQKLPSLLHHGITDLDRFY; translated from the coding sequence atgaagaggaagagagaggacgccgccgccgcggcggatggAGAGATCCCGGCCGCCGCAGCGCGCAtggcttcgtcgtcgtcgtcgtcgtcgtcgtcgtggggCGCCATCTGCGACGACGTCGTCCGCAACATCTTCGCCCGCCTGCCGGCACGCGACGCCGTCGCGTCCATGGCGCTGTCgaggcaccaccgccgcctgaTAGCCAGCCCAGAGTTCGCCCGCCTCCACTGCCGCCACGGCGCGCCCCTGCCGCGCCCGCACATCGCCTACGTCGCCACGGCGGTCGTCGCCACCCACCGCGACATGTTCGGCCGCGTCAAGTCCCTCGAACAATGGGCCGAACAACGAGCGAAGCACGGCTTCGGGACAGGGGCTTTCGCCTGTCAATCGAGCTACGACGACCCAGAGCAGGACCGCTCGTGGACGTACCATGGcttccacgtcgccggcgacggccgccgccgcggcaccgACCCGATGCGCGTCCTCGCCAGGCAGAAGCGCAACGACCAGAACTACGTCGGCACGTGCAACGGCGTCGTACTCCTTGCCGGCAAAGGGGAGGCGGAGGATGACGACCCTTCCATCGGGCTTCTCCTGAacccggccgtcgccggcgacgagatgaAAGTCTCCCTCGACTGTTCCTCGCCGGACAAGAGAACGAACTATCACATATCGGGCCTCGGTTACGGTCCAAGAACAAGAACCTACAAGCTCCTCGCTCGCAAGCACGAGTTCGTTCTCAACCTAAAAGTATACCCAAACGGCAGAAAGACACGCGGACGCGTTTCTGGTCAACCTCTCTACATAGACCGTGCTGACGAGTTGGTCGTGTACTCGTTGGGCACCGCGGCGGAGCAGCAGCCGCGAACGGTGCTCGCCGGGCTGGACAACGACAAGATCCCCGGCCGATCGCTTTACATGGACGGCGCGGTGTACCTCCTCAACGCCGACAAGGGAACCGTCCTCGCCTTCGACGTCGACGATGAGGCCATCACCCCCATCGACTTGCCCGGCGAGCGTGTCGTCGTCGAAGGTGGTGGCGAGCCTCGCTCGCACGCCAAATCGGATCTCATGGAGATGTCCGGACGCGTGTGCGTCGCGacagccgacggcggcgacgagacACGCTACGCCATATGGCTGCTCATGGGCGATCGCCGGTGGGAGCGGCGGTGCGCGTTCCGCAATGACTActtgtcgtcggcggcgaaggtCGCCGGCGTCTGGGACTGTGGCAGCGGGCTGCTTATTTTATTGCAGTCCGGCGACGAAATCTCCATCGTTATACACGACGATGTGACGCAGGAGGTGTCCCACTTGGACGCGCCGCCGAACgcgtcgccggaggaggagtcGGACTACCGGATCTGTTGGGGTTACAAGCCGACGCTCGTGTCTCCGGCGAGCAtcatcggcgacggcgagctcagCCAGCACGAGCAGCAGCGCCGTGACCTGGCGGCCTATGTGCTCGCCGCCCTGAAGCCCGCGAAGGAGCTGGACAGGCGAATGGGGCAGCACGCCGCGCTGCGCACCGTCTGCTTCATGGAGTTCTTGGTCCGCATAATGCAGAAGCTCCCCAGCCTGTTGCACCATGGCATCACGGATTTAGATAGATTTTACTAG